One window from the genome of Corynebacterium sp. SCR221107 encodes:
- a CDS encoding DUF3817 domain-containing protein gives MTNPTIHPDRKRRVAQALKLYSVAAWVTGIWLLILVGRMILEYGFNMDLPTWARYIGQVHGLFYMLYLVATLNLGTKARWDPTKWVVTALAGTIPFLSFFVEAWRRKEVTQAFQLDKA, from the coding sequence ATGACCAATCCGACCATTCACCCCGATCGCAAGCGCCGCGTTGCGCAGGCGTTGAAGTTGTACTCCGTGGCCGCCTGGGTCACCGGTATCTGGCTGCTCATCCTCGTGGGCCGCATGATCCTCGAGTACGGCTTCAACATGGATCTGCCAACGTGGGCGCGCTACATCGGCCAGGTCCACGGCCTGTTCTACATGCTGTATCTGGTTGCCACGCTGAACCTGGGCACCAAAGCCCGCTGGGATCCAACGAAGTGGGTCGTAACCGCACTGGCCGGTACCATCCCCTTCCTCTCCTTCTTCGTTGAGGCCTGGCGCCGCAAGGAGGTTACCCAGGCTTTCCAATTGGACAAGGCTTAG
- the rph gene encoding ribonuclease PH has product MTSATTFRRADGRATDQMRTVKITRGFTTNPAGSVLVEFGNTRVMCTASVEFGVPRFKKDSGEGWLTAEYAMLPAATHERMPRESMKGKVKGRTHEISRLVGRSLRAAVDLSQLGENTINIDCDVLQADGGTRTASITGAYVALADAIAHLKEAGVVPGEPLLPPVAAVSVGLIDGHVCLDLPYEEDSRAEVDMNVIMTESGEFVEIQGTGEHATFNRAQLGELLDYATKGCRELIEAQKAALGI; this is encoded by the coding sequence ATGACTTCAGCTACAACGTTTCGCCGCGCCGACGGGCGCGCCACCGACCAGATGCGCACCGTCAAAATCACCCGAGGCTTTACCACCAACCCCGCCGGCAGCGTGCTGGTGGAGTTCGGCAACACCCGTGTGATGTGTACCGCCTCCGTTGAGTTCGGCGTTCCCCGCTTCAAGAAGGACTCCGGGGAGGGGTGGCTGACCGCCGAATACGCCATGCTGCCCGCCGCCACCCACGAGCGCATGCCCCGCGAATCCATGAAGGGCAAGGTCAAGGGGCGCACGCACGAGATTTCCCGCCTTGTCGGCCGCAGCCTGCGCGCCGCAGTGGACCTGTCCCAGCTCGGTGAGAACACCATCAACATTGACTGCGACGTGCTTCAGGCCGACGGCGGCACCCGCACCGCGTCGATCACCGGCGCCTACGTCGCGCTCGCAGACGCCATCGCCCACCTGAAGGAGGCCGGCGTGGTCCCCGGCGAGCCGCTGCTGCCGCCTGTTGCGGCCGTTTCCGTGGGGCTTATCGACGGCCACGTGTGCCTGGACCTGCCGTACGAGGAGGACTCCCGTGCCGAGGTGGACATGAACGTGATCATGACCGAATCCGGCGAGTTCGTGGAGATCCAGGGCACCGGCGAGCACGCCACCTTCAACCGCGCCCAGCTCGGCGAGCTGCTCGACTACGCCACCAAGGGCTGCCGCGAGCTCATCGAGGCGCAGAAGGCGGCGCTGGGGATCTGA
- the rdgB gene encoding RdgB/HAM1 family non-canonical purine NTP pyrophosphatase, with translation MKILVASNNAKKLKELATILDHAGLSSVEVVPLSAVDAYPEPVEDGRTFADNALIKARAGVVHTGLVTIADDSGLAVDELSGMPGVLSARWSGSHGDDQANNDLLLGQMAHVPDERRQAAFVSVCALVTPDGYEHVVEGRWPGRLLREEHGVNGFGYDPLFVPAEEDAAGTARSSAEMSPAEKNAISHRARALAQLVPIIAELVEKSEAGK, from the coding sequence ATGAAAATCCTGGTTGCCTCCAATAACGCAAAAAAGCTCAAGGAACTGGCCACCATCCTGGACCATGCGGGTCTTAGCTCGGTGGAGGTTGTGCCGCTGTCGGCCGTCGACGCCTACCCCGAGCCTGTGGAAGATGGCCGTACCTTCGCCGACAACGCGCTGATCAAGGCTCGCGCCGGAGTGGTGCACACGGGTCTTGTCACCATCGCCGATGACTCCGGGTTGGCCGTCGACGAGCTCTCCGGCATGCCGGGGGTGCTTTCCGCCCGCTGGTCGGGGTCGCACGGCGATGACCAGGCCAATAACGATCTCCTGCTGGGGCAGATGGCGCACGTACCCGACGAGCGCCGCCAGGCGGCCTTCGTGTCCGTCTGCGCGCTGGTGACCCCAGATGGCTACGAGCACGTGGTGGAGGGGCGCTGGCCGGGGCGCCTGCTGCGCGAGGAGCACGGCGTCAACGGCTTTGGCTACGACCCGTTGTTCGTCCCCGCCGAGGAGGACGCCGCTGGAACCGCACGCAGCTCCGCCGAGATGAGCCCGGCAGAAAAGAACGCCATCTCCCACCGCGCCCGCGCGTTGGCACAGTTGGTGCCGATCATCGCCGAACTCGTCGAGAAAAGCGAAGCAGGGAAATAA
- a CDS encoding type I polyketide synthase, translating into MTEHSIQVQGADRLVARLGAGNEQPFGLIFSGQGFDWVATLRTAVAHGAGRTITPLVEQAAVLLEPVADQLAGTRPWGFDPIGWVNASQLNLDTSQAAISVPGILVAQLAVLDQLEAQGLDLDAASIAIGHSQGCLGVSALKDLTRAAEVLAIAQLIGAGITRRARQTGLIAQGEAMPMIAIEGITRAQLEQAITATCGAMEEAIRPVVGLRNGRTAYVLVGRPADNQRVLDYLAARAAKDARAIDNKERGGKPFAPTFTPLPVQVGFHHPAMQAGVEQIVEWAQAAGLDTELARRNAQEVLVTETDWPAEVNRALDKGALWLLDVGPGGGVTSLTTPLIAGSGAATFAVDGDEGQSALFDTGRAPSLPTPYSAFAPKLVRENGRVRVATRFTELTGRSPMLLAGMTPTTVDPKIVAAAANAGHWAELAGGGQVTPEILEAHLAELGTLLAPGVNAQFNSMFLDPYLWKMQIGGKRLVPKARAAGAPIDGIVITAGIPEKDEAVALVKELRAGGFPWIAFKPGAVKQVRAVLAIAAEVPQTPIIMHLEGGKAGGHHSWEDLDDLLMSTYEHIRAQDNVVLCVGGGIGTPERAADYLTGSWATAYDLPAMPVDGILIGTAAMATKEATTSESVKQLLVETAGIDGWVGAGKAAGGMASGRSQLGADIHEIDNSFAKAGRLLDEVAGDEAAVAARREEIIAAIAKTAKPYFGDLEGMTYLEWLNRYLELSGPYRGAWTDISWYKRFVSMLERAEARLIDLDHGAFTPQVTLGVEEDPQVAVGKLADLYDATVTLHPADRAWFLSLARTPGKPVNFVPVIDKDVRRWWRSDSLWQSHDERYDADQVAIIPGIAAVAGITQANEPVAELLERFNQATIDRLSASGEQVTETDRGLITRILGAAGTYWAGRNQTSLIQRLGDVDAWQLSDDHSVATHATTGANLVAEDATHAVLTVPLAGSTAHGTNASLRIRLTVDNDAPGGAVPQVTQADAEAAMGELTRIAAGGTLGTEENGEITWHTTVDAAQVADYTNVTAGCLPQAITPAGTAPDVLVGYAWPAIFAAVRAATIPGTDSASVVEGMLSLVHLEHHLTVQAPLADSLVDGTNIDVTARAEEVVDTEIGRIVVVRAELCANGKPLAKLSERMAIRGRRGQSTARTNTSALPTHVDAPRSFRAHATVTAPTSMKPFAIVSGDRNPIHVSEIAAKLAGLPDGVIVHGMWTSAVAELIAAAAYTDDNVTTAASRVVEYTATMLAPVLPGQQVEFLVERSGLDTRAHHGEVREVTATVNGEVVLTATAVMAAPATFYAFPGQGIQSQGMGMEARSRSAAAREVWDRADRHTRSKLGFSVLEIVQNNPKEVVVDGEVFHHPKGVLFLTQFTQVAMATLGVAQIAEMREAHALNQRAWFAGHSVGEYNALAAYAAVLTLENVVEIVYRRGLTMHRLVERDEYGNSNYGLAALRPHKMGLNADTVFDYVSGVAEESGEFLEIVNYNLAGKQYAVAGTAKGLEALGADAESKAPGQRALVIIPGIDVPFHSTHLLNGVDDFREHLDSLIPENIDLDTLVGRYIPNLVARPFELTEEFARSILEVVDAPIVKDIVSNFAAHAENPVKLGRTLLVELLAWQFASPVRWIETQDLLLRSTEHGGLGAERFVEVGVGAAPTLANMMAQTVAMPQYAGRELEILNVERERAVVFAADEYTFEVDHPEQEAEAVENVATASTPIPVEAAPAPVAASSGGPRPDDIAFTPADATEMLIALWTKVRPDQMSSSDSIEALVEGVSSRCNQLLLDLGVEFGLGAIDGAADAELDDLKATVSRMAKGYKAFGPVLSDSAADALRRITGPTGKRPAYIAERVTGVWELGSGWADHVVAAVVIGAREGASLRGGDLATLQPAAPSNASELDALIDAAVQSVAAARGVSVSLPGGGASAGGAMVDSAALEAVTGKEGVLAATARTILNNLGLNDEAAGADLDDADADAALFELVSAELGPDWPRLVSPSFDENKAVLIDDRWASAREDVSRVAAGVLDASELDLTGAGESVARQADYLGLPELAAQARDTQPLAYATDIAVVTGASPNSIAAAVVEKLLAEGATVIVTTSSLSHSRLEYYKRAYRTSARGNAALWVVPANLSSFADLDALINWIGNEQTATVNGATKLIKPALKPTLLFPFAAPRVSGSLQEVGPQTEMQMRLLLWSVERLIAGLSAIGTDTHVGQRLHVVLPGSPNRGRFGGDGAYGEAKASLDALVTRWNAELSWKPLTSLAHVLIGWVRGTGLMGGNDPLVAAVEAAGVTTFSTEEMAENLIKQVTAEVRAAAAKAPVIADFTGGLGDNDINLAELARAATRDAAGGEEDVPATVQALPSPYRPVAETTPDFTGQVSQDLDEMVVIVGAGELGPWGSARTRFDAELTGDLSAAGVVELAWTMGLIHWDTDPKPGWYDANDEAIAEEEIYERFHDEVLARVGVRRYHDDFGMVDNLAPELTTIYLDKDLSFNVSSKEAAKTFVDSEPELTTASFDEATGEWIVTRKAGSAVRVPRRMAMSRFVGGQIPEGFDPSVYGIPADMCDNLDRVALWNIVCTVDAFLSSGFNPAELLAHIHPARVSSTQGTGLGGMESMRSLYIDRLLAEPRANDILQEALPNVMAAHVMQSYVGGYGQMIHPVAACATAAVSVEEAVDKIKLGKSDFVVAGGYDDLSVEGITGFGDMAATADSGEMAAKGIDDRYFSRANDRRRGGFVESAGGGTVLLARGSLAAELGLPVLGVVGFAESFADGAHTSIPAPGLGALGAARGGVESRFAKQLRKVGVRADEIAVISKHDTSTTANDPNESDLHERIARAIGRTDGNPLYVISQKTLTGHAKGGAAAFQIIGMTQVLRTGLVPANRSLDCVDPVLAENEHFVWLREPLDLSSRAPKAGLVTSLGFGHVSALVAIVHPAAFVEALRVESGESAVDVWRGRAVARETAGFDRILEGMHGGAALYERPVDRNLGGTGKVAKEREAAILLDDSARLIDGVLLPGAQA; encoded by the coding sequence GTGACCGAACACAGCATCCAGGTTCAAGGAGCAGACCGCCTCGTAGCTCGCCTCGGCGCAGGCAACGAGCAGCCCTTCGGCCTCATCTTTTCCGGCCAGGGCTTCGATTGGGTAGCCACCTTGCGCACCGCCGTCGCACACGGTGCCGGACGCACGATCACTCCCCTCGTCGAACAGGCAGCAGTCTTGCTCGAGCCCGTGGCTGACCAGCTCGCAGGAACCCGCCCATGGGGCTTCGATCCGATCGGGTGGGTCAACGCCTCACAGCTGAATCTGGACACCAGTCAGGCAGCGATCAGCGTGCCGGGAATCCTCGTCGCCCAGCTCGCGGTCCTTGACCAGCTCGAAGCCCAGGGACTGGACCTAGACGCCGCGAGCATCGCCATCGGCCACTCGCAGGGCTGCTTGGGGGTTAGCGCCTTGAAAGACCTCACCCGTGCGGCAGAGGTCCTCGCCATTGCCCAGCTCATCGGCGCGGGAATCACCCGCCGAGCCCGCCAGACGGGTCTCATCGCACAAGGGGAGGCCATGCCGATGATCGCCATCGAGGGCATCACCCGTGCGCAGTTGGAGCAGGCCATCACCGCGACCTGCGGCGCGATGGAGGAGGCCATCCGGCCAGTGGTGGGACTGCGCAACGGTCGCACCGCCTACGTGCTCGTCGGCCGCCCCGCCGATAACCAGCGCGTGCTCGACTACCTCGCAGCACGTGCAGCCAAGGACGCCCGCGCAATCGACAACAAGGAGCGCGGCGGCAAGCCCTTCGCACCCACCTTCACCCCGCTGCCGGTCCAGGTTGGCTTCCACCACCCGGCCATGCAGGCTGGCGTTGAGCAGATCGTCGAATGGGCTCAGGCCGCAGGCCTCGATACCGAATTGGCGCGCCGCAACGCCCAGGAGGTGCTCGTCACCGAAACCGATTGGCCGGCCGAGGTCAACCGCGCGCTCGACAAAGGGGCGCTCTGGCTACTCGACGTCGGCCCAGGCGGCGGCGTTACCTCGCTGACCACGCCGCTTATCGCAGGCAGTGGTGCCGCCACCTTCGCCGTGGACGGCGACGAGGGGCAATCCGCACTCTTTGACACCGGGCGCGCCCCGTCACTGCCCACCCCGTACTCGGCATTCGCTCCGAAGCTGGTGCGCGAGAACGGCCGGGTGCGCGTTGCCACCAGGTTCACCGAGCTCACGGGGCGCAGCCCCATGTTGCTGGCTGGTATGACGCCGACCACCGTCGACCCCAAGATCGTCGCCGCCGCAGCCAACGCCGGCCACTGGGCCGAGCTCGCCGGTGGTGGCCAGGTCACCCCGGAGATCCTCGAGGCCCACCTTGCCGAGCTAGGCACCCTGCTGGCCCCGGGCGTCAACGCCCAGTTCAATTCCATGTTCCTGGATCCCTATCTGTGGAAGATGCAGATCGGCGGCAAACGCCTCGTACCCAAGGCCCGTGCGGCCGGCGCCCCGATCGACGGCATCGTCATCACAGCGGGTATCCCGGAAAAAGACGAGGCCGTGGCGCTGGTCAAGGAGCTGCGCGCCGGTGGGTTCCCGTGGATCGCATTCAAGCCGGGAGCGGTCAAGCAGGTGCGCGCCGTACTCGCCATCGCGGCTGAGGTTCCGCAGACCCCGATCATCATGCACCTCGAAGGCGGCAAGGCCGGCGGCCACCACTCCTGGGAAGACCTCGACGACCTGCTCATGTCTACCTATGAGCACATCCGTGCCCAAGACAACGTGGTCCTGTGCGTCGGTGGCGGCATCGGCACCCCGGAACGAGCGGCCGACTACCTCACCGGCTCCTGGGCGACGGCCTACGACCTGCCCGCCATGCCCGTCGACGGCATCCTCATCGGCACCGCAGCCATGGCCACCAAGGAGGCAACCACCTCCGAGTCCGTCAAGCAGCTGCTCGTGGAGACCGCGGGCATCGACGGGTGGGTAGGTGCTGGCAAGGCCGCAGGCGGCATGGCCTCCGGGCGCTCCCAGCTCGGCGCCGACATCCACGAGATTGACAACTCCTTCGCCAAGGCCGGGCGCCTGCTCGACGAGGTCGCAGGCGACGAGGCCGCCGTGGCCGCCCGCCGCGAGGAGATTATTGCCGCTATCGCGAAGACCGCAAAGCCCTACTTCGGTGACCTCGAAGGCATGACCTACCTGGAGTGGCTCAACCGCTACTTGGAGCTGTCCGGTCCTTATCGGGGGGCCTGGACTGACATCTCCTGGTACAAGCGCTTCGTTTCTATGCTCGAGCGCGCCGAGGCTCGCCTCATCGACCTCGACCACGGCGCATTCACCCCGCAGGTCACGCTGGGCGTGGAGGAAGACCCGCAGGTGGCCGTCGGTAAGCTTGCAGACCTTTACGACGCCACCGTTACGCTGCATCCGGCCGATCGCGCCTGGTTCCTTTCTCTTGCCCGCACCCCGGGCAAGCCCGTGAACTTCGTGCCTGTCATCGACAAGGACGTGCGCCGCTGGTGGCGCTCGGACTCCCTGTGGCAGTCCCACGACGAGCGCTATGATGCCGATCAAGTCGCCATCATCCCAGGTATTGCCGCAGTAGCTGGCATCACTCAGGCCAACGAGCCAGTCGCAGAACTTCTTGAGCGCTTCAACCAGGCCACCATCGACCGCCTCAGCGCCAGCGGCGAACAGGTCACCGAAACCGACCGCGGACTCATCACGCGCATCCTGGGGGCCGCAGGCACCTACTGGGCAGGCCGCAACCAAACCTCCCTCATCCAGCGCCTCGGCGATGTCGACGCATGGCAGCTTTCCGACGACCACAGCGTGGCAACGCATGCGACCACAGGTGCGAACCTGGTGGCAGAAGATGCCACCCACGCCGTGCTCACCGTCCCGCTCGCAGGTTCCACCGCGCACGGCACCAACGCCAGCCTGCGGATTCGCCTCACCGTGGACAACGACGCGCCCGGCGGTGCCGTCCCACAGGTAACCCAGGCCGACGCGGAGGCAGCGATGGGCGAGCTCACCCGCATCGCTGCCGGTGGCACGTTGGGGACGGAAGAAAACGGCGAAATCACCTGGCACACCACCGTCGACGCCGCCCAAGTCGCCGACTACACCAACGTCACCGCGGGATGTCTGCCACAGGCCATCACCCCGGCAGGCACGGCGCCGGACGTTCTCGTCGGCTACGCCTGGCCCGCGATCTTCGCCGCCGTGCGCGCGGCCACCATCCCCGGCACAGACTCCGCAAGCGTCGTCGAAGGAATGCTCAGCCTCGTCCACCTCGAACACCACCTCACCGTGCAGGCACCGCTTGCCGACTCCCTGGTTGACGGCACGAACATCGACGTCACCGCCCGCGCAGAAGAGGTCGTTGACACCGAAATCGGACGCATCGTGGTTGTTCGCGCAGAGCTTTGCGCCAACGGCAAGCCGCTGGCAAAGCTGTCCGAGCGCATGGCCATCCGCGGCCGCCGCGGTCAGTCCACCGCGCGCACCAATACCTCCGCCCTGCCCACCCATGTCGATGCGCCGCGCTCCTTCCGGGCGCACGCCACCGTCACCGCGCCGACGTCGATGAAGCCGTTCGCCATCGTCTCCGGTGACCGCAACCCGATCCACGTCTCTGAGATCGCGGCAAAGCTGGCGGGTCTTCCCGACGGCGTCATCGTCCATGGCATGTGGACCTCCGCCGTCGCCGAGCTGATCGCCGCTGCTGCTTACACCGACGACAACGTCACCACGGCCGCCTCCCGCGTCGTGGAATACACCGCCACCATGCTCGCCCCCGTCTTGCCGGGGCAGCAGGTGGAGTTCCTCGTGGAGCGTTCCGGGCTCGACACCCGCGCCCACCATGGCGAGGTGCGAGAAGTCACCGCGACCGTCAATGGAGAGGTTGTGCTCACCGCCACCGCCGTGATGGCCGCACCGGCAACGTTCTACGCATTCCCCGGACAGGGCATCCAGTCACAGGGCATGGGCATGGAAGCGCGTTCCCGCTCCGCCGCAGCGCGCGAGGTCTGGGACCGCGCCGACCGCCACACCCGCAGCAAGTTGGGCTTTTCTGTGCTGGAAATCGTTCAGAACAACCCCAAGGAGGTTGTCGTCGACGGTGAGGTGTTCCACCACCCCAAGGGTGTGCTGTTCCTGACGCAGTTCACCCAGGTTGCCATGGCCACTCTCGGCGTAGCTCAGATTGCCGAAATGCGAGAGGCGCACGCGCTCAATCAGCGCGCCTGGTTTGCTGGACACTCCGTGGGCGAATACAACGCGCTGGCCGCCTACGCTGCGGTGCTTACATTGGAAAACGTGGTGGAGATCGTCTACCGCCGCGGCCTTACCATGCATCGCCTCGTCGAGCGTGATGAATACGGAAACTCCAACTATGGTCTGGCTGCCCTGCGCCCGCACAAGATGGGGCTTAACGCCGACACTGTCTTCGACTACGTCTCGGGCGTGGCCGAGGAATCCGGCGAGTTCTTGGAGATCGTCAACTACAACCTTGCCGGCAAGCAGTACGCCGTCGCAGGCACCGCCAAGGGCCTGGAAGCCCTGGGCGCTGACGCCGAATCCAAGGCACCCGGCCAGCGTGCCCTGGTCATTATCCCGGGCATCGACGTGCCGTTCCACTCCACTCACTTGCTCAATGGGGTGGACGACTTCCGCGAGCACCTCGATTCCCTGATCCCGGAGAACATCGACCTAGACACCCTGGTCGGTCGCTACATCCCGAATCTGGTGGCTCGGCCTTTCGAGCTCACGGAAGAATTCGCGCGTTCCATCCTCGAGGTCGTAGACGCCCCGATCGTCAAGGACATCGTCTCCAACTTCGCCGCCCATGCCGAAAACCCGGTCAAGCTTGGCCGAACGCTGCTGGTAGAGCTGCTGGCCTGGCAGTTTGCCTCCCCGGTACGCTGGATTGAAACTCAGGATTTGCTGCTGCGCTCCACCGAGCACGGCGGCCTGGGGGCGGAGCGCTTCGTCGAAGTAGGCGTGGGTGCCGCCCCGACGCTGGCCAACATGATGGCACAGACGGTGGCGATGCCGCAGTACGCGGGCCGCGAACTTGAAATCCTCAACGTCGAGCGCGAGCGCGCCGTCGTTTTTGCAGCCGACGAATACACCTTCGAGGTAGACCACCCCGAGCAAGAGGCCGAGGCGGTAGAGAATGTGGCAACCGCATCTACCCCAATCCCGGTGGAAGCCGCGCCGGCGCCGGTGGCCGCATCTAGCGGCGGTCCACGTCCAGACGATATCGCCTTCACCCCGGCTGACGCCACCGAAATGCTCATCGCGTTGTGGACGAAGGTCCGACCAGACCAGATGAGTTCCAGCGACTCGATCGAAGCCCTGGTCGAGGGAGTCTCCTCCCGCTGCAACCAGCTCTTGCTGGACCTCGGCGTGGAATTTGGGCTGGGTGCCATCGACGGCGCGGCCGATGCCGAGCTCGATGACCTCAAGGCCACCGTGTCCCGCATGGCGAAGGGATACAAGGCCTTTGGCCCCGTGCTTTCCGACTCCGCGGCCGACGCCCTGCGCCGCATCACCGGCCCCACGGGCAAGCGCCCCGCATACATCGCCGAGCGAGTAACCGGGGTCTGGGAACTGGGAAGTGGCTGGGCCGATCACGTGGTCGCCGCGGTGGTCATCGGTGCGCGCGAGGGAGCCTCCCTGCGTGGCGGCGACCTCGCGACCCTGCAGCCAGCTGCGCCATCCAACGCGAGCGAACTTGACGCTCTCATCGATGCCGCCGTGCAATCCGTGGCGGCAGCCCGCGGCGTGAGCGTCTCCCTGCCCGGCGGCGGGGCGAGCGCCGGTGGGGCAATGGTAGATTCCGCAGCGCTTGAGGCGGTGACAGGAAAGGAGGGCGTGCTGGCGGCTACGGCTCGAACCATCCTCAACAACCTTGGGCTCAATGACGAGGCAGCAGGTGCGGACCTCGATGACGCGGACGCTGATGCCGCTTTGTTCGAGCTGGTCTCCGCGGAGCTCGGCCCAGACTGGCCACGCCTGGTCTCCCCATCCTTTGATGAGAATAAGGCGGTGCTTATCGACGATCGCTGGGCCAGCGCCCGCGAAGACGTCAGCCGCGTTGCGGCAGGCGTGCTAGACGCCAGCGAACTCGACCTGACCGGCGCCGGGGAATCCGTGGCCCGCCAAGCCGATTACCTTGGTCTTCCCGAACTTGCCGCGCAGGCACGAGACACCCAGCCATTGGCGTATGCCACAGACATCGCGGTCGTCACTGGTGCTTCCCCGAACTCGATCGCGGCAGCGGTCGTCGAAAAGCTCCTGGCAGAAGGCGCGACCGTGATCGTGACGACGTCCTCGCTTTCGCACTCTCGCCTCGAATACTACAAGCGCGCCTACCGCACGTCGGCGCGCGGCAACGCAGCCTTGTGGGTGGTTCCGGCCAACTTGTCTTCGTTTGCGGATCTGGATGCCCTCATTAACTGGATCGGCAATGAGCAGACCGCGACCGTCAATGGCGCGACTAAGCTCATCAAGCCGGCGCTCAAGCCAACCTTGCTGTTCCCGTTTGCCGCACCTCGAGTATCCGGCTCGCTCCAAGAGGTCGGGCCTCAGACGGAGATGCAGATGCGACTGCTGCTCTGGAGCGTCGAGCGACTCATCGCTGGCCTGTCCGCCATCGGCACCGACACCCACGTCGGGCAGCGCCTGCACGTGGTATTGCCAGGCTCCCCGAACCGCGGACGCTTCGGCGGCGACGGCGCCTATGGCGAGGCCAAGGCCTCCCTGGACGCACTAGTTACTCGCTGGAACGCGGAATTGAGCTGGAAGCCACTCACCTCACTCGCCCACGTGCTCATCGGATGGGTGCGGGGCACGGGACTGATGGGCGGCAACGATCCACTGGTCGCCGCAGTCGAGGCGGCAGGGGTCACGACCTTCTCTACCGAGGAGATGGCCGAAAACCTCATCAAGCAGGTTACTGCGGAGGTAAGAGCGGCTGCGGCGAAGGCTCCGGTCATTGCTGACTTCACAGGTGGCTTGGGTGACAATGACATCAACCTCGCCGAACTTGCTCGCGCCGCGACCCGTGACGCGGCCGGTGGGGAAGAAGACGTCCCCGCTACCGTCCAGGCGTTGCCGAGCCCGTATCGCCCCGTTGCCGAAACGACGCCCGATTTTACCGGTCAGGTCTCGCAGGATTTGGACGAGATGGTCGTCATCGTCGGCGCTGGTGAGCTTGGGCCGTGGGGTAGCGCGCGTACCCGCTTCGACGCCGAGCTCACCGGGGATCTTTCCGCAGCAGGCGTGGTAGAGCTTGCCTGGACTATGGGTCTGATCCATTGGGATACGGACCCGAAGCCGGGCTGGTACGACGCCAACGATGAGGCTATTGCCGAAGAAGAGATTTACGAGCGCTTCCACGATGAAGTACTCGCTCGCGTCGGCGTGCGCCGCTATCACGACGACTTCGGCATGGTCGACAATCTCGCGCCGGAGCTGACCACCATCTACCTCGACAAGGACCTGTCCTTCAATGTTTCTTCCAAGGAAGCGGCGAAGACCTTTGTTGACTCCGAGCCGGAGTTGACCACCGCCTCCTTCGACGAGGCGACCGGGGAGTGGATCGTCACCCGCAAGGCCGGTTCGGCAGTGCGCGTCCCGCGCCGCATGGCGATGAGTCGTTTCGTGGGCGGTCAGATCCCTGAAGGCTTCGATCCTTCGGTCTATGGCATCCCCGCTGACATGTGTGACAACCTGGATCGCGTTGCACTGTGGAACATTGTGTGTACCGTCGATGCCTTCCTTTCCTCTGGATTTAACCCTGCGGAGCTGCTCGCCCATATCCATCCGGCTCGTGTGTCCTCCACGCAGGGCACCGGCCTCGGCGGCATGGAATCCATGCGATCGCTCTACATTGATCGACTGCTGGCGGAGCCTCGTGCCAACGACATCCTGCAGGAAGCGCTGCCCAATGTCATGGCAGCTCACGTCATGCAGTCCTACGTCGGTGGCTATGGCCAGATGATTCATCCCGTGGCTGCTTGTGCCACCGCGGCCGTCTCCGTCGAGGAGGCCGTCGACAAGATCAAGCTGGGCAAGTCCGACTTCGTAGTCGCTGGTGGCTACGATGACCTTTCGGTCGAAGGAATCACGGGCTTTGGTGACATGGCTGCCACCGCAGACTCCGGCGAGATGGCTGCAAAGGGTATCGATGACCGTTACTTCTCCCGCGCGAACGACCGCCGCCGCGGAGGCTTCGTCGAGTCCGCGGGCGGTGGCACCGTCCTGCTGGCCCGTGGCTCGCTGGCCGCTGAGCTGGGCCTACCGGTGCTGGGCGTGGTCGGCTTTGCCGAGTCCTTCGCCGATGGTGCCCACACCTCCATCCCAGCGCCTGGTCTGGGAGCCTTGGGCGCCGCTCGTGGCGGGGTAGAGTCCCGTTTCGCGAAGCAGTTGCGCAAGGTGGGTGTGCGTGCCGACGAGATCGCGGTGATCTCCAAGCACGACACCTCTACCACCGCCAACGATCCAAACGAGTCCGACTTGCACGAGCGCATTGCTCGGGCGATTGGACGCACGGACGGCAACCCGCTTTACGTCATCTCTCAAAAGACGCTGACCGGTCACGCGAAGGGTGGCGCGGCTGCGTTCCAGATCATCGGAATGACCCAGGTGCTGCGCACTGGCCTTGTTCCCGCGAACCGAAGCCTGGACTGCGTCGACCCGGTGTTGGCCGAGAACGAGCACTTCGTGTGGCTGCGTGAGCCGCTAGATCTATCCAGCAGGGCGCCGAAGGCTGGCTTGGTTACCTCGCTCGGTTTCGGACACGTCTCCGCGCTGGTCGCCATTGTTCACCCTGCGGCCTTCGTCGAGGCGCTGCGAGTCGAGTCTGGTGAAAGCGCAGTGGATGTTTGGCGAGGACGCGCGGTTGCCCGCGAGACCGCTGGTTTCGACCGCATCCTCGAAGGAATGCACGGCGGAGCCGCCTTGTACGAACGCCCTGTCGACCGTAACCTTGGTGGAACCGGGAAGGTAGCTAAGGAACGCGAGGCAGCGATTCTGCTCGATGACTCTGCACGATTGATTGATGGCGTTTTGCTCCCAGGGGCTCAAGCCTAA